The nucleotide sequence CTGCTAGCGCTCCATCAATGATGTGATATCGGAGGATGGCCTTCCTAGGCCGTCCCGTTCGTTCTTGGACGGCCTAGGAAGGCCATCCTCCAGCTTCGCGGCGCGTGCAAGCCGGGGCATCGCTTGGCCGCAGCGCTTATCTTGATGTCAATGCTCTGTGCGGCCAATCTCTGCCCCAGCCACCGCTGTGCGTCCAATGAGCCGACGAACGACAGAGCACTAACGCACGCTCACTTTATCCGACGTGGGAAAGTCGCCGGGGATCTTGCTTTGCGTGACCTCGCCGGTGGCGGCCCATTCGGCGCCGCGCTGCAAGGTGACGATGAAGCCGACGCAGTGCATCGCCTCCGGACTGTGTCCCAGCGTGGTATGGAACACACGCCCTTTGCCGTAGTCGATGGCCATGAGCATCGGTTCCTGTTCGCCTGATCCCCCTTGCTTCGGATCGGCATAGGCGGTGGCCAGCACCGTCAGGTTCGCCGCCGGACCGCGAAGGCGGTCGTAGAGCTCGTCGGAGGCGTGCATCCACGATGAGGGCAGTCCCGCCGTAATCGGGTGCTTGCCGTCGCGCACGACGACCAAGAAGGCGTGTTGTGCTCCGTGACTTCCGCCGCCGCCGGGCGACGTGTCGCGCACAAACTGGCCCTCGCGGAGGCGCACGTAGGGGCCCGATTTCTCGTTGCGTCCGCCCCAGCCGCCGACGCCGATCATCTCGTT is from Pirellulales bacterium and encodes:
- a CDS encoding ThuA domain-containing protein, with protein sequence MLRSPICFGLLLCALPCLGAEPMLKALIVDGQNNHNWKATTPLLKKYLEDSGLFSVDVATTPANGDLSRFKPDFAGYQVVVSNYNGAPWPKETQQAFEKYMRHGGGLVVVHAADNAFPQWKAYNEMIGVGGWGGRNEKSGPYVRLREGQFVRDTSPGGGGSHGAQHAFLVVVRDGKHPITAGLPSSWMHASDELYDRLRGPAANLTVLATAYADPKQGGSGEQEPMLMAIDYGKGRVFHTTLGHSPEAMHCVGFIVTLQRGAEWAATGEVTQSKIPGDFPTSDKVSVR